A region of Paenibacillus sp. 37 DNA encodes the following proteins:
- a CDS encoding MFS transporter produces the protein MWKIYLLAVISFLNGSSEYVIAGILDKVAESSNISVSSAGQLITVFSIAFGVGTPFLIAFTSKLDRKKLLVYALTVFSVVNILIATITGYEMLIVARIISALSAGVIQVTLLTLAAALAAPGKQGSSIATVIMGNSTALVIGVPIGRVVASHYDWNIIFIGLGVAGLILLCLALLIIPKVVAEKAVPLRDQFTFIMQPRIAAALLITFVWLGSYSILFTYISPYLLNIFNMSDQGVTVALFIFGIASAIGSKIGGLSTDKWGTFRTLAGGMILHAIVLLLFPFIGQSIFLLYILLIFWALAAWSSGTPIQFQLISLAPAASGIVLSLHSAIGQVGMAAGAGVGGIAVNHNLLNYIPWIGALALVIGIVTTLLETLYLKENKRNNLCNK, from the coding sequence ATGTGGAAAATATATTTATTAGCTGTAATTAGTTTTCTTAATGGATCATCAGAATATGTTATTGCCGGAATCCTGGACAAAGTAGCTGAATCTAGCAACATTTCAGTTTCTTCTGCTGGACAGCTCATTACTGTGTTCTCTATAGCTTTTGGTGTAGGGACTCCTTTCTTAATTGCTTTTACATCTAAATTAGACCGAAAAAAGCTCTTAGTTTATGCATTAACGGTATTCTCTGTTGTTAACATTTTAATTGCAACGATCACAGGATATGAGATGCTTATCGTAGCTAGAATTATTTCAGCACTTAGTGCCGGTGTTATTCAGGTTACGCTCCTTACTCTTGCTGCAGCTTTGGCTGCTCCAGGCAAACAAGGCAGTTCAATTGCTACTGTTATCATGGGAAATAGTACGGCATTAGTTATCGGTGTACCTATAGGCAGGGTTGTAGCTTCCCATTATGATTGGAACATTATCTTTATTGGTCTTGGAGTAGCCGGACTTATTCTCTTATGCCTAGCGCTGCTGATCATACCTAAAGTCGTTGCTGAAAAAGCGGTTCCTTTGCGTGATCAGTTTACGTTCATTATGCAACCCCGTATTGCAGCAGCGTTGCTGATTACGTTCGTGTGGTTAGGTTCATATTCCATTTTATTTACGTACATTTCGCCGTATCTCCTAAATATATTTAACATGAGTGATCAAGGTGTAACGGTAGCCCTGTTTATATTTGGTATTGCCAGTGCTATTGGTTCCAAAATAGGAGGACTCAGTACAGATAAATGGGGTACATTCCGTACCCTAGCTGGTGGAATGATACTCCATGCCATTGTATTACTGTTGTTCCCGTTTATAGGCCAATCCATATTTCTTCTATATATATTACTTATTTTCTGGGCACTAGCAGCCTGGTCCTCAGGTACGCCGATCCAATTTCAGCTTATAAGTCTCGCTCCTGCCGCTTCTGGCATTGTACTGAGTCTGCATAGCGCGATTGGACAAGTTGGAATGGCTGCCGGAGCTGGAGTTGGGGGTATTGCTGTCAACCACAACTTGTTGAACTATATTCCATGGATCGGTGCGCTTGCCCTTGTGATTGGCATCGTAACAACGCTGCTTGAAACTCTCTATCTAAAAGAAAACAAACGAAACAATCTTTGCAATAAATAA
- a CDS encoding GNAT family N-acetyltransferase, producing the protein MLELEFTTIEEWDEALWARMERIYHEAFQSGAKTKAILHSMLDRKIGYLHAGMHHGEVVAMAVTGLEGKVADRILIIDYLAVEQKLRGLSIGTWMLKQIRAWALREHRIKGMIIEAEFGTTEAHQERIQFWQRNGFILTSYVHQYRMVPEPYQAMMLPLDTNTHVPDDGEALFRYINAFHKVAYRKS; encoded by the coding sequence ATGCTTGAATTAGAGTTTACTACTATAGAGGAGTGGGATGAAGCATTGTGGGCGCGGATGGAGCGAATCTATCATGAGGCTTTTCAAAGCGGTGCTAAGACAAAAGCGATTTTGCACAGTATGCTGGACCGCAAAATTGGTTATTTACACGCGGGCATGCATCATGGAGAAGTGGTTGCGATGGCTGTTACTGGACTGGAGGGGAAGGTTGCGGACCGCATCCTGATCATCGATTACCTCGCGGTTGAACAGAAGCTGCGAGGGTTGAGCATAGGGACCTGGATGCTGAAGCAGATCAGAGCCTGGGCGTTAAGGGAACACCGGATCAAAGGTATGATTATCGAGGCGGAGTTCGGGACAACGGAGGCTCATCAGGAACGCATTCAGTTCTGGCAACGCAACGGGTTCATCCTAACCTCCTATGTCCATCAATATAGAATGGTGCCAGAGCCGTATCAGGCAATGATGCTGCCACTGGATACAAATACGCATGTGCCTGACGATGGTGAAGCACTGTTTCGTTATATCAATGCTTTTCACAAGGTTGCTTACCGGAAGAGTTAG
- a CDS encoding TetR/AcrR family transcriptional regulator, with protein MSRPREFDVDRVLHQSMEVFWNQGFKATSYEDLTRTTGVKKQSLYCVFKDKRSLFLKALALYREQVIAKLKEIEALDSSPVDKLDALRYSLLDDETGCQGCLIVNASLEFGTDDEQVTREAELMVEEVQLVLEKIISSGQKQQLISTRYTSIELASYLNNTILGVRVMEKSGSSREQIETVLRISFGMIMS; from the coding sequence ATGAGCAGACCAAGAGAATTTGATGTCGATCGTGTATTACACCAGTCTATGGAAGTGTTCTGGAATCAAGGCTTCAAAGCAACTTCTTATGAGGACCTTACGCGTACTACAGGAGTCAAAAAGCAAAGTTTGTACTGTGTTTTTAAAGACAAGCGATCGTTGTTCCTGAAGGCGCTGGCACTTTACCGTGAACAGGTTATAGCGAAACTGAAAGAGATTGAAGCCCTGGATTCGTCTCCCGTTGATAAACTGGATGCCTTACGATATTCCCTTCTAGACGATGAAACTGGCTGCCAAGGGTGTCTAATTGTGAATGCATCACTCGAATTCGGAACAGATGACGAGCAGGTCACACGCGAAGCTGAGCTCATGGTAGAAGAGGTTCAACTGGTATTAGAGAAGATCATAAGTAGTGGCCAGAAACAACAATTAATTTCCACCCGGTATACGAGTATAGAGCTTGCATCTTACCTAAATAACACCATTCTTGGTGTGAGAGTTATGGAGAAATCAGGTTCATCCCGTGAACAGATCGAGACGGTTCTGCGTATTTCATTTGGCATGATCATGTCTTGA
- a CDS encoding NADH:flavin oxidoreductase gives MNYSQSVEALFQPIELGHLKLSNRIVMAPMTRQFSSDGIPGSNVAGYYRRRAENAVGLIVTEGTIINHPDASNQANVPHFYGEAAMNGWAHVVSEVHEAGGRIIPQIWHMGAKGHVNDYSEAEIATIVQEFAQAASEAKRVGFDGVEIHGAHGYLIDQFLYEKTNSRTDRYGGDMMARTRFAVEVIEACRKVVGSEFPIVLRLSQWKTDDYQAKLAETPELLEQLLAPLVQAGVDIFHCSTRRFWEPEFEGSDLNFAGWTKKLTGKPTITVGSIGLDGDFTSLFTEGKGASNVGIEGLVQRLQNDEFDLVAVGRAILVDPEWAKKIQEGRTGDLVPFTREAMTVLT, from the coding sequence ATGAATTATTCTCAATCCGTAGAAGCATTGTTCCAACCTATAGAGTTAGGTCACTTGAAGTTATCCAATCGGATCGTGATGGCGCCGATGACGCGTCAATTTTCTTCGGACGGTATCCCGGGTTCGAATGTTGCGGGCTATTACCGCCGCAGAGCAGAGAACGCAGTGGGGCTTATTGTGACAGAAGGGACAATAATTAATCATCCGGATGCATCCAATCAAGCCAATGTGCCGCACTTTTATGGCGAAGCTGCAATGAATGGTTGGGCACATGTTGTATCTGAAGTACATGAAGCTGGCGGTCGAATTATTCCACAGATCTGGCATATGGGAGCCAAGGGTCATGTTAATGATTATTCGGAAGCTGAGATTGCAACAATCGTTCAGGAATTCGCACAAGCAGCCTCAGAAGCGAAACGCGTTGGGTTCGATGGTGTTGAAATTCATGGAGCACACGGCTATCTGATCGACCAATTCCTGTATGAGAAAACCAACTCTCGTACGGATCGTTATGGTGGAGATATGATGGCTCGCACACGTTTTGCAGTTGAAGTGATTGAGGCTTGCCGTAAAGTAGTGGGATCGGAATTCCCTATTGTACTGCGTTTATCTCAGTGGAAGACAGATGATTATCAGGCTAAATTGGCTGAAACACCGGAATTACTGGAGCAGCTTCTCGCACCGTTGGTTCAAGCTGGAGTTGATATCTTCCACTGTTCCACACGCCGTTTCTGGGAACCGGAATTCGAAGGGTCTGATCTGAATTTTGCTGGATGGACCAAAAAACTGACTGGCAAACCAACAATTACTGTTGGATCGATTGGTCTTGATGGTGACTTTACAAGTCTGTTCACAGAAGGTAAAGGCGCAAGTAACGTCGGTATCGAGGGATTGGTACAACGACTTCAGAATGATGAGTTTGATCTGGTTGCTGTTGGACGTGCTATTCTGGTCGACCCTGAATGGGCTAAGAAAATTCAAGAAGGACGTACTGGTGATCTGGTTCCATTTACAAGAGAGGCGATGACTGTACTTACTTAA
- a CDS encoding alpha/beta fold hydrolase, whose product MDYEIFNLGDVLLQSGVTLPNAFLAYKTYGKLNEQKDNVIVYPTAFGDQHVQNEWLIGSGMALDPEKYFIIVPNLLGNGLSSSPSNTPLPFDRANFPQVTIYDNVRFQHQLLTEKFGIQKIALVVGWSMGGIQAFQWGASYPEMVERIASFGGIAKPWPHTFVVLEGVKASLLSAVGFDSSKLNQLSSTDMRAVGRVYAGWGLSHAFYREELYREMGFDTLEDFVAGVWENSFMNMDPHNVLAMLWTGQHADISANPSYNGDFDKALHSIKAFACIMPGSTDLFCTAADNEYEAKRIPNAVLKPIQSIWGHFAGRGINSADNQFIDDNLKHLLSLNTNE is encoded by the coding sequence ATGGATTATGAAATTTTTAATTTGGGTGATGTACTCTTACAATCAGGAGTGACGTTACCAAACGCTTTTCTTGCTTACAAAACTTACGGAAAATTAAATGAACAGAAGGATAATGTTATTGTCTATCCAACGGCTTTTGGGGATCAGCATGTTCAGAATGAATGGCTTATTGGCAGTGGGATGGCACTGGATCCAGAGAAATATTTTATTATCGTTCCCAATTTGCTGGGGAATGGACTCTCTTCCTCTCCCAGTAACACGCCTCTTCCATTCGATCGGGCTAACTTTCCACAGGTAACCATCTATGACAACGTTCGATTCCAGCACCAACTGCTGACCGAAAAATTCGGTATTCAAAAGATTGCTCTCGTCGTCGGGTGGTCGATGGGAGGCATTCAGGCATTTCAATGGGGGGCAAGTTACCCGGAGATGGTCGAACGAATCGCATCTTTCGGAGGCATCGCCAAACCTTGGCCACACACATTTGTGGTCCTGGAAGGCGTGAAAGCTTCCCTGCTATCTGCAGTTGGCTTCGACTCAAGTAAATTAAACCAACTAAGTTCGACAGACATGCGTGCCGTTGGTCGGGTCTATGCAGGATGGGGACTATCACATGCGTTTTATAGAGAAGAGCTTTACCGTGAGATGGGATTTGACACATTGGAGGATTTTGTAGCTGGTGTCTGGGAAAATAGCTTTATGAATATGGATCCGCATAATGTTCTGGCCATGTTATGGACAGGTCAACATGCAGATATCAGTGCAAACCCCTCCTATAACGGAGACTTTGATAAAGCACTTCATAGCATAAAAGCTTTTGCCTGTATCATGCCCGGAAGCACGGATCTCTTCTGCACTGCGGCCGATAATGAATACGAAGCTAAGCGTATACCTAATGCTGTCTTGAAACCAATCCAATCGATCTGGGGCCATTTTGCTGGTCGTGGAATCAACAGTGCCGATAATCAATTTATTGATGACAATCTAAAACACTTGTTGTCACTTAACACTAATGAATAG
- a CDS encoding LysR family transcriptional regulator: MELRQLNTFCTVATTLNFTRAAEALSYVPSNVTMQIKALEDELGVRLFDRLGKQLALTTAGKRFLTHAQGVLEKMDEARSAVHDNEKLSGTLTISANEVICSYRLPPVFQRFRSQHPGVRLIFRSVPNQELKQTLFEGTTDIVYMLDEPIRSSGLSVEPLLEEHFRLLAAPDHPLAKRTVLQLEDFHEEVFLTNEKGCPYRTMFDRSFEKEGIDSITYLEFQSAEAIKQCAISGIGIAFLPEIVVESEVERGELVVLPWQIPDLQVYTQMLWHKDKWISPMMLSFIEATREIFGSQSENKTV; encoded by the coding sequence ATGGAATTGCGTCAACTGAATACGTTTTGTACGGTTGCAACAACGTTGAATTTCACACGAGCAGCAGAAGCGCTGAGCTACGTTCCTTCCAACGTCACGATGCAAATTAAAGCATTGGAAGATGAGCTAGGTGTTCGCCTCTTTGATCGGTTGGGCAAGCAACTCGCGCTCACAACTGCGGGTAAACGCTTTTTAACACACGCCCAAGGCGTTCTTGAAAAAATGGACGAAGCTCGCAGTGCTGTCCATGATAATGAAAAACTAAGTGGTACCTTAACGATAAGTGCAAATGAGGTTATTTGCTCCTACCGGCTTCCACCTGTCTTCCAACGGTTTCGTTCGCAGCATCCGGGAGTTCGCCTAATTTTCCGCTCAGTGCCGAATCAAGAGCTCAAGCAAACGCTCTTTGAGGGAACCACGGATATTGTTTATATGTTGGATGAACCCATTCGCTCGAGTGGACTTTCCGTGGAACCTTTGCTGGAAGAACATTTCCGATTGTTAGCTGCTCCAGATCACCCACTCGCCAAACGAACTGTGCTGCAATTGGAAGATTTTCATGAAGAAGTGTTCCTGACAAATGAGAAGGGTTGTCCATATCGAACGATGTTTGATCGGTCATTTGAGAAAGAGGGGATTGATAGCATTACATATTTAGAGTTTCAAAGTGCTGAAGCCATTAAACAATGTGCAATTTCAGGCATCGGTATTGCCTTTCTTCCTGAGATCGTCGTGGAGTCTGAAGTTGAACGTGGAGAACTTGTTGTCCTCCCATGGCAAATTCCGGACTTGCAGGTATATACACAGATGTTGTGGCATAAAGACAAATGGATTTCACCAATGATGTTATCTTTTATAGAAGCAACCAGGGAAATTTTTGGTTCACAGAGTGAGAATAAAACCGTATAG
- a CDS encoding class I SAM-dependent methyltransferase, with the protein MIPLVYDQINHWGKDDEFFLALLKRQKVEFIADLGCGTGRWTTHLVQRGYKITAIDPNEEAIEMARSKDNSGNVNWIIGDSADLQTNTYDAVIMTANVAQVFLTDDSWKRVISDVFRSLKMGGHFIFDTRNPLVKVWEEWEKDKTPDFAKDRLSGDPLEIHTEYEGFEGDIYTFYEIVKNTKTDKVLVHEKMQLRFRNQEEFEESLKQIGFSKIKTYGDWEFKQANSENRSFIFHCVK; encoded by the coding sequence ATGATTCCATTAGTATATGACCAGATTAACCATTGGGGAAAAGACGATGAATTTTTCCTTGCATTGTTAAAGAGACAAAAAGTAGAATTTATAGCTGACCTGGGCTGTGGAACAGGAAGATGGACTACTCATCTTGTTCAGCGCGGTTATAAAATTACCGCTATAGATCCCAATGAAGAAGCGATTGAGATGGCGCGAAGTAAAGATAATTCTGGAAATGTGAATTGGATTATAGGTGATAGTGCGGATTTACAAACCAATACCTATGATGCGGTGATTATGACAGCCAATGTTGCACAGGTATTTCTTACAGATGATAGTTGGAAGCGAGTGATCTCAGACGTATTCCGATCCCTAAAAATGGGGGGGCACTTTATTTTTGATACAAGAAACCCTTTGGTAAAAGTATGGGAAGAATGGGAGAAGGACAAAACTCCTGACTTCGCTAAAGATAGACTAAGCGGAGATCCTTTAGAAATTCACACAGAATATGAAGGGTTTGAGGGAGATATTTACACTTTCTATGAAATTGTAAAAAATACCAAAACAGACAAAGTGTTAGTTCATGAAAAAATGCAGCTGAGGTTTCGAAATCAAGAAGAATTCGAAGAGTCGCTGAAACAAATCGGTTTTTCAAAAATCAAAACATATGGTGATTGGGAATTTAAACAAGCAAATTCTGAGAATAGATCGTTTATTTTTCATTGTGTAAAATAG
- a CDS encoding fructose-1,6-bisphosphatase — protein sequence MDEQFLDLLAEKYDTEEKIITEIINLEAISNLPKGTEHFVSDLHGEFQAFQHVLRNGSGTVKEKIKELFRETWTDQEIHDFAALVYYPEEKIQLVIGELSNKQALNQWYRLTIEHMLKLISYASSKYTRSKLRKALPEQYVYIVEELLYKTDSTNNKDPYYEEIYRQIISLGQADNLIIGLAYTTQRLVVDHLHVVGDIYDRGPYPDKIMDTLINYHSVDIQWGNHDVLWIGAYAGSLVCLANIIRICARYDNLDIIEDVYGINLRPLLNLAEKYYEDNPSFRPKLQAGHNVSEQEILQITKIHQAIAMIQFKLEIPIIKRRPYFNMSERLLLEQIDYDNNEINICGKTYLLENTCFATVNPQKPEQLLEEERQVMEKLLFSVQHSEKMARHMNFLMKKGSLYLKYNGNLLIHGCIPLDEEGNMEEMQIEDKTYAGRQLLDVFEDYLRYAFAHPEETEDLATDMVWYIWTGECSSLFGKREMTTFERYFIQEKEAHKEKKNPYYHLRENEEICRRILQEFDLNPDHGHVINGHTPVKEISGESPVKANGKMIVIDGGFSKAYQSTTGIAGYTLLYNSFGMQLVAHQKFKSKEDVLCNGTDVLSVKRLVDKELERKLVKETNVGEKLLQKISNLKDLLEYRNPVQ from the coding sequence TTGGATGAGCAGTTTCTAGATTTATTGGCCGAGAAATATGATACGGAAGAAAAAATCATAACAGAGATCATCAACCTTGAAGCGATCTCCAATCTCCCGAAGGGAACCGAGCATTTTGTCAGTGATTTGCATGGGGAGTTTCAGGCTTTTCAGCATGTACTAAGAAACGGTTCGGGTACCGTCAAAGAGAAGATCAAAGAATTATTCCGGGAAACTTGGACGGATCAAGAAATCCATGATTTTGCGGCATTGGTTTATTACCCGGAAGAAAAAATACAGCTGGTTATAGGGGAACTGAGCAATAAACAGGCTTTGAACCAGTGGTATAGACTAACAATTGAGCACATGCTTAAGCTTATTTCTTATGCCTCTTCCAAGTATACACGCTCAAAATTGCGTAAAGCTCTGCCGGAGCAATATGTATATATTGTAGAAGAGCTTTTATACAAGACGGATTCGACCAACAATAAGGATCCTTATTACGAGGAAATATATCGGCAAATTATATCCTTGGGCCAGGCGGACAATCTCATTATCGGCCTTGCTTATACGACACAACGCCTGGTGGTTGACCATCTTCATGTGGTTGGAGATATCTATGACCGGGGGCCGTACCCCGATAAAATTATGGATACATTGATCAACTACCATTCTGTAGACATACAGTGGGGGAACCATGATGTCCTCTGGATCGGAGCCTACGCAGGTTCTCTGGTCTGCCTTGCGAATATTATTCGGATCTGCGCCAGATATGACAATCTGGACATCATTGAAGATGTATACGGAATCAATCTGCGCCCACTGCTAAATCTGGCGGAGAAATATTATGAAGACAATCCGTCCTTCAGACCTAAGTTACAGGCTGGCCATAATGTATCGGAGCAGGAAATTCTGCAGATCACCAAAATTCACCAAGCCATTGCCATGATTCAGTTTAAACTTGAAATTCCGATTATCAAGAGACGCCCATACTTTAATATGTCTGAAAGACTTTTGCTGGAGCAGATTGATTACGACAACAATGAAATCAACATCTGCGGTAAAACCTACCTGCTGGAAAACACCTGTTTCGCAACCGTAAATCCGCAGAAGCCTGAACAATTGCTGGAGGAAGAACGCCAGGTGATGGAAAAACTGCTGTTCTCCGTTCAGCATTCCGAAAAGATGGCCAGACATATGAATTTCCTCATGAAAAAGGGTAGCCTTTATTTAAAATACAATGGGAATTTGTTAATCCACGGCTGTATTCCTTTGGATGAAGAAGGAAATATGGAAGAAATGCAGATTGAAGACAAGACATATGCGGGCCGTCAATTGCTTGATGTTTTTGAGGATTATTTACGTTACGCCTTTGCACATCCGGAAGAAACAGAAGATCTGGCGACGGATATGGTATGGTACATCTGGACAGGGGAATGTTCCTCACTCTTTGGCAAGAGAGAAATGACCACTTTTGAACGTTATTTTATTCAAGAAAAAGAAGCACATAAGGAGAAAAAAAATCCTTACTACCATTTACGTGAAAATGAAGAGATCTGTCGAAGAATCTTGCAGGAGTTTGATTTGAATCCGGATCATGGACATGTCATTAACGGGCACACGCCAGTCAAAGAAATAAGTGGAGAGAGCCCTGTTAAAGCAAACGGAAAAATGATCGTGATTGACGGCGGTTTTTCCAAAGCCTATCAATCCACCACAGGCATTGCCGGATATACCTTGCTGTACAATTCTTTTGGCATGCAGCTCGTCGCCCACCAGAAATTTAAATCAAAAGAAGATGTGTTATGCAACGGAACGGACGTATTGTCTGTGAAAAGACTGGTGGACAAAGAACTGGAACGGAAACTGGTGAAGGAAACCAATGTTGGGGAGAAGCTGCTGCAGAAAATCTCGAATTTGAAGGACCTTCTGGAGTATCGTAACCCTGTTCAATAG
- a CDS encoding DoxX family protein, with the protein MAMFIFITVLQILLGLFFLFTGSKIISGKMADEFKRFGLPSYFNVLTGSFEIVGAIGMIVGIWIPIFALLAGVLLGGTMLAGAFTLIVLAKDPIQKAIPALILFVLSLMVSMYHFF; encoded by the coding sequence ATAGCTATGTTCATTTTTATTACCGTTTTACAGATTCTTTTAGGTCTCTTTTTCCTATTCACAGGAAGCAAAATTATTTCGGGTAAAATGGCCGACGAATTCAAACGATTTGGATTGCCCTCTTACTTTAATGTTCTGACCGGTTCGTTTGAGATTGTGGGAGCCATTGGTATGATCGTTGGCATATGGATACCTATTTTTGCACTTTTGGCGGGTGTGCTTCTAGGTGGAACGATGCTTGCTGGGGCGTTTACCTTGATTGTTTTAGCCAAAGACCCCATACAAAAGGCCATTCCTGCACTCATTTTGTTTGTTCTTAGCTTGATGGTGTCGATGTATCATTTCTTTTAA
- a CDS encoding MarR family winged helix-turn-helix transcriptional regulator, with amino-acid sequence MDLYDVTGFLIHRTDLKLTNYFIKQLKPYKVTPEQWSIIFYMDIDKATTQKELAEAIDRDQTTVVRMIHSLERKEMVRRMINDQDKRSHHLYLSPKGEEVKQQLLLTVKDAHNYVTRGLEPEELKQLKVILEKLYMNVQED; translated from the coding sequence ATGGACTTATACGATGTGACTGGTTTTTTAATTCACCGTACTGATCTTAAGCTTACAAATTATTTTATCAAACAATTGAAACCTTATAAGGTCACGCCTGAACAATGGAGTATTATTTTTTATATGGATATTGATAAAGCTACGACTCAAAAAGAGCTGGCAGAGGCAATCGATCGGGATCAAACAACTGTCGTGAGGATGATACATTCGTTAGAACGTAAAGAAATGGTTCGACGTATGATTAATGATCAAGATAAGCGTTCACATCATTTATATTTGTCTCCTAAAGGAGAAGAAGTAAAGCAACAGTTGTTGTTAACGGTCAAAGACGCTCATAATTACGTCACACGAGGGTTAGAGCCGGAGGAACTAAAACAGTTAAAAGTAATATTAGAAAAACTGTACATGAATGTGCAAGAGGATTAA
- a CDS encoding NAD(P)-dependent oxidoreductase, translating to MDENQLDYTGSELKGKTIGIIGLGAIGQEVASFCRVFDMNVQAYARKAVVKSEDVVKMTDFDTLISTSDIVSVHIPLNQQIKQLINKNAFKKMRNTTLFTNTARGGIVNERDLIDALKNADISGACLDAFESEPLPMDSELRNLSNVILTPHTAGMPDGRKFHKIRYDFFINNIKRVENGEEPESKFN from the coding sequence ATGGATGAGAATCAATTGGACTATACAGGGAGTGAGTTAAAGGGGAAAACGATTGGGATTATCGGTTTGGGCGCTATTGGGCAAGAAGTGGCTTCGTTTTGCAGGGTTTTTGATATGAATGTGCAGGCTTATGCAAGAAAAGCTGTTGTAAAATCTGAGGACGTGGTGAAAATGACGGATTTCGATACACTTATAAGCACATCGGACATCGTCAGTGTACATATTCCCTTGAATCAGCAAATCAAGCAGCTCATCAACAAAAATGCATTCAAGAAAATGAGAAATACCACTCTTTTTACCAATACAGCCCGCGGTGGGATTGTTAACGAAAGAGACTTGATTGATGCATTAAAAAACGCAGATATTTCAGGCGCATGCCTGGATGCGTTTGAATCTGAACCACTTCCTATGGATAGTGAGCTTCGGAATCTGAGTAATGTGATACTTACTCCCCATACAGCCGGAATGCCTGATGGTCGGAAATTTCATAAAATAAGATATGATTTCTTTATAAATAATATAAAACGTGTAGAAAATGGTGAAGAGCCTGAAAGTAAATTCAATTAG
- a CDS encoding alpha/beta hydrolase, translated as MMRSIRSFLVELLLRMTKKKLDVNEFMEERGKSNSMPYELPAKLKQKYNITKEHSLPVDTYMLKSKSRSGERVVLYLPGGGYVEQPLIWHWHFLNNLTEQLHCTVYAPIYPKAPNYQYMDAIESVLRVYEHVLKITKPENIVLMGDSAGGGLSLAFAQYLLEQGLPQPKDIILLSPWLDITLSNPEVIAMMDKEPMLNWDMLVESGKRYAGETPHSHYLLSPIHGEIKNLGKISLFIGTHELFLPDARKFKEKAIRQSVDINYFEYPKMNHVFPVFPIPEAKKALKQMVDIIQSRGK; from the coding sequence ATGATGCGGAGTATACGAAGTTTCTTAGTCGAATTGTTGCTGAGAATGACCAAAAAGAAGCTTGATGTGAATGAGTTTATGGAGGAACGCGGAAAGAGTAACAGCATGCCCTATGAATTACCTGCCAAACTTAAGCAGAAGTATAATATTACCAAAGAACACAGTCTCCCGGTAGACACGTATATGTTGAAATCCAAATCTCGCTCGGGCGAACGAGTTGTTCTGTATTTGCCTGGTGGAGGATATGTTGAGCAACCACTGATATGGCACTGGCATTTTTTAAACAACTTAACGGAGCAACTTCATTGCACGGTGTATGCGCCAATTTACCCGAAAGCACCGAATTATCAGTACATGGATGCAATTGAGAGTGTTCTTAGGGTATATGAGCATGTATTAAAAATAACTAAACCGGAAAACATCGTCTTAATGGGCGATTCTGCTGGTGGTGGTCTTTCCTTGGCTTTTGCGCAATATTTATTGGAACAAGGATTGCCACAGCCAAAGGACATTATTTTGCTGTCTCCATGGCTTGATATTACATTAAGCAACCCTGAAGTAATCGCCATGATGGATAAAGAGCCGATGTTGAACTGGGACATGCTGGTTGAGTCTGGGAAAAGATATGCAGGTGAAACCCCGCACTCACACTACTTGCTCAGTCCGATTCATGGGGAAATTAAAAATTTGGGTAAAATTTCACTGTTTATAGGAACACATGAATTATTCCTTCCGGATGCCCGAAAATTCAAAGAAAAAGCTATCCGGCAATCGGTTGATATCAACTATTTCGAGTATCCCAAAATGAATCATGTCTTCCCCGTTTTTCCTATACCCGAAGCCAAAAAGGCGCTTAAACAGATGGTGGATATTATCCAGAGTCGAGGTAAGTAG